Proteins encoded in a region of the uncultured Paludibaculum sp. genome:
- a CDS encoding PIG-L family deacetylase: MRAVAILLTVGLTWAQAPYETSIQPSAVQHEISVNRGSAALWQSLRKLHTRASLLMVTAHPDDEDGGMLAYESRGQGARVSLLTLNRGEGGANVMSPDYFDALGLVRTMELLQAGRYYGVDQFWTSVVDYGFSKTKAESIGKWTHDRVLSDVVKVVRAVRPLVITSVFVGGPSDGHGNHQTAGAMAQEVFRAAGDPKMFPEQIQAGLRPWSPVKDYARVPFGRRGGSDLAANVRIPEGTYDPVLGYSYVQVAREGLGLQKSQNGGGAMPKAGEVSSAYHRFGSTIDAKDTEEGFFEGIDVTLGGIATLAKGGDAAFLKVGLATVNTAVEEATAKFSAVKPEESAPSLAAGLKATVALIEAVEKSGLDADSKYNVLHELRIKEVQFNNALAQALGLTVYGTVAPDKEPDPMYAMFMGDPDTMRMAIPGQTFRVNVRAVNPGTVPVTLERLSVDAYEQKQKWTVSKVSEGHEGAISGNKPVDAKFSVMVPGDASYTRTYFSRPDLEQPFYNIDDSRWTSLPLAPYPLAAWAEFRYAGVPIRIGQVVQTVRRENGFGPVFEPLAVGPAVGVAIEPRAGVVPLEAKMFPVKVTVHSNVKGPAKGVVRLELPAGWKSEPAVGAFQTAAEGQDQSLTFAVTPAQLSRKAYQITATAEYEGRRYQEGYQLTGYAGLRPYFLYHPATYKTSGVDVKTAPDLKVAYVMGSGDDVPASLEHLGVKVTTLSTADIVSGDLSRFDVILLGVRAYAARPELGVSNNRLLEYVKQGGVMIVQYNTPEFDHNFGPYPYEMGRNPEEVTDEASKMEILKPEHPLFAWPNKITEKDFEGWVEERGSKWMKSWDSQYEALLETHDADQPPQKGGLLYAKYGKGVYVYNAYAFYRQLPEGVDGAYRIFANMLSLAKNPRIR, encoded by the coding sequence ATGAGAGCCGTTGCCATTCTTCTGACCGTCGGCCTGACGTGGGCGCAAGCGCCGTATGAAACCTCGATCCAGCCGTCGGCGGTGCAGCACGAGATTTCGGTGAATCGCGGCTCGGCCGCATTGTGGCAGAGCCTGAGAAAGCTGCATACGCGGGCCAGCCTGCTGATGGTCACCGCACATCCGGATGACGAGGACGGCGGCATGCTGGCTTACGAATCGCGGGGGCAAGGCGCAAGGGTATCGCTGCTGACACTGAACCGCGGCGAGGGCGGTGCGAACGTGATGTCGCCAGACTACTTCGATGCCCTGGGCCTGGTGCGGACGATGGAGTTGCTGCAGGCGGGACGGTACTACGGCGTCGACCAGTTCTGGACGAGTGTCGTCGATTACGGATTCTCGAAGACGAAGGCCGAGAGCATCGGTAAGTGGACGCACGACCGGGTGCTGTCCGATGTCGTGAAGGTGGTGCGGGCAGTGCGCCCGCTGGTCATCACGTCGGTGTTCGTGGGCGGGCCCAGTGACGGGCATGGGAATCACCAGACCGCGGGGGCGATGGCGCAGGAGGTGTTCCGTGCAGCGGGCGACCCGAAGATGTTCCCAGAGCAGATACAGGCGGGGTTGCGACCATGGTCGCCCGTGAAGGACTATGCGCGGGTACCGTTCGGACGGAGGGGCGGCAGTGATCTCGCAGCGAACGTACGGATCCCGGAGGGGACATACGATCCGGTGCTGGGGTACTCGTATGTTCAGGTAGCACGGGAAGGGCTCGGGCTGCAGAAATCGCAGAACGGGGGCGGCGCGATGCCGAAGGCCGGCGAAGTGAGCAGCGCGTACCACAGGTTCGGCTCGACGATCGACGCCAAGGATACGGAAGAGGGCTTCTTCGAAGGGATCGACGTGACGCTGGGAGGGATCGCGACGCTGGCCAAGGGCGGAGACGCCGCGTTCCTGAAGGTGGGCCTGGCCACGGTGAACACCGCGGTGGAAGAGGCGACAGCAAAGTTCTCGGCAGTGAAGCCGGAAGAATCGGCTCCGTCCCTGGCCGCAGGGCTGAAAGCGACGGTGGCGTTGATCGAGGCGGTGGAGAAGAGCGGGCTCGACGCGGATTCCAAGTACAACGTGCTGCACGAATTGCGGATCAAAGAGGTGCAATTCAACAACGCACTGGCCCAGGCGCTGGGCTTGACGGTGTATGGGACGGTGGCTCCAGACAAGGAGCCGGATCCGATGTACGCGATGTTCATGGGGGATCCGGATACGATGCGGATGGCAATTCCCGGGCAGACTTTTCGAGTGAATGTGCGCGCTGTGAATCCGGGCACGGTACCCGTGACGCTGGAGCGATTGAGCGTGGATGCCTATGAGCAGAAGCAGAAGTGGACCGTGTCGAAGGTGTCGGAGGGGCACGAAGGAGCGATTTCGGGCAACAAGCCCGTAGATGCGAAGTTCTCAGTAATGGTCCCGGGCGACGCCTCGTATACGCGCACATACTTTTCGAGGCCGGATCTGGAGCAGCCGTTCTACAACATCGACGACTCGCGCTGGACGAGCCTGCCGCTGGCGCCCTATCCTCTTGCGGCGTGGGCGGAGTTCCGCTATGCGGGCGTACCGATCCGGATCGGGCAAGTGGTGCAGACCGTGAGGCGGGAGAACGGCTTCGGGCCGGTGTTCGAACCGCTGGCCGTGGGTCCGGCGGTTGGAGTGGCGATCGAGCCGCGAGCCGGCGTGGTGCCTTTGGAGGCGAAGATGTTCCCGGTGAAGGTGACGGTGCACAGCAATGTGAAAGGTCCGGCGAAGGGCGTCGTGCGCCTGGAGTTGCCGGCGGGATGGAAGTCAGAGCCGGCGGTGGGCGCGTTCCAGACCGCGGCCGAGGGGCAGGACCAGTCACTAACGTTTGCAGTGACGCCCGCGCAGTTGAGCAGGAAGGCGTATCAGATCACAGCGACTGCGGAGTATGAAGGAAGGAGATATCAGGAAGGGTACCAGTTGACGGGCTATGCGGGCCTGCGGCCGTACTTCCTGTATCATCCGGCGACGTACAAAACGAGCGGTGTGGACGTGAAGACCGCGCCGGACCTGAAGGTGGCCTATGTAATGGGGAGCGGCGACGATGTGCCGGCCTCGCTGGAGCACCTGGGTGTGAAGGTGACCACGCTCTCGACGGCGGATATTGTATCGGGCGACCTGAGCCGCTTCGACGTGATCCTGCTGGGGGTCCGCGCGTATGCCGCGCGGCCGGAGCTTGGCGTGTCGAACAACCGCCTGTTGGAGTATGTGAAGCAGGGCGGAGTGATGATTGTGCAGTACAACACGCCCGAGTTCGATCACAACTTCGGGCCGTATCCATACGAGATGGGGCGGAACCCGGAGGAGGTGACGGACGAGGCATCGAAGATGGAGATCCTCAAACCGGAGCATCCGTTGTTCGCCTGGCCAAACAAGATCACCGAGAAGGACTTCGAGGGGTGGGTGGAAGAGCGGGGCTCGAAGTGGATGAAGTCGTGGGACTCCCAATACGAGGCGCTGCTGGAAACTCACGATGCCGACCAGCCGCCGCAGAAGGGCGGGTTGCTGTATGCGAAGTACGGCAAGGGTGTGTACGTCTACAACGCATACGCGTTCTACCGGCAACTGCCGGAAGGGGTGGATGGAGCGTATCGAATCTTCGCAAACATGCTGAGTCTCGCGAAGAATCCCAGAATCCGGTGA
- a CDS encoding TonB-dependent receptor encodes MSNLFSIVRMLPVGIALMWPAASFAQIDTGSIVGTVRDSSGATVVNATITVTNKATNVVQTTQVNASGEYQFIGLKPGLYTLKGSAAGFATQVVDDLELHVQSRPSIDLTMRLGQIDQVVEVRGGSVMLQTESADVGGVVAQHQIQSLPLNGRRYADLALLEAGVQKNLVNQNNMAPDRFSSNGNLETQNYFSLDGVDNNSGSTNLQEGSVQVVQPPPDALQEFRVQTRTYSAEFGTSAGAVINASIKSGTNQIHGSVWEFLRNNEIQANSFFNNVNGVPKGHYTQNQFGGAIGGPVIKDKTFFFFDAQAFTSRKATTVNSVVPTPLMKQGNFTELKANLTDSVVPGQTGCITGKVISAACLDPTGVKLLSLFPNPNIPSAMAGQGQPGSWTGGANYQYQYSVPTDTTSFDTRIDHTINNSNRIFGRYSNYVVDRQDAPWTSNPLVGNGNFATQYRIRGRSVALSWTDTLSSSMLNEMRAGFNRDYAHSDPIGVELGKSLASDYGLTGIPVTPNSAGLPPINISGLTRMGTSPWRPQFQVAQVWQFLDNFSWLKGSHSFKFGYEHRHTSNNFLDLQSPQGQMTASGIYTGNTGLGAADFLLGNMSTAQLTTPSVVHNYQYANSLFAQDSWRVRPKLTLTLGLRYELFSPILNHQNAMANFTPANGGGLLSAASGDWSTRSTIHPDKNDFAPRFGFSYQPMDRVVLRGGYGVFYQHTVRIGSESVVALNPPFIIDGNVTQSNGSTTPVFFLKNGFPASTFSGATADLTRTQIRAQDPNQRSGYVSQVSFGPQIQITDDTNLDISYVGNFGRKMNRLRNANQGLVTGFTNGAPVTLFPYANLNTNVNTLSGNHAFLEYATNDGNTNYNGLLVSLRRRFSKGLSYGLSYTWSHNFADFVDNLTGGSTPANAYNYNLERSSSPFDVRHKFVANAVWNIPVGKGGVLLNNDGLASRLLGGWQMNTIVTLQTGLPFTVTAVDNSATGSAHQSRANIIGDPYAGRTTDHSQYAGNRAPGFFLNPAAFATPALGTFGNVAPRGFAGPGMQDVDLSVFKVFAIREDWKLEFRAESFNAFNHPVFSNPSASITSSSIGSFGKVTSTVTDPREFQFALKLYF; translated from the coding sequence ATGAGCAATCTATTCTCGATTGTGAGAATGCTACCGGTTGGAATCGCGTTGATGTGGCCAGCAGCGAGCTTTGCGCAGATTGACACAGGTTCGATCGTAGGCACGGTCAGGGATTCCAGCGGCGCGACAGTGGTGAATGCCACGATCACGGTGACCAATAAAGCAACGAACGTGGTGCAGACGACGCAAGTCAATGCGTCGGGCGAGTATCAGTTCATCGGGCTGAAACCGGGTCTCTACACTTTGAAGGGCTCGGCGGCAGGCTTCGCGACGCAGGTGGTGGATGATCTCGAGTTGCACGTTCAGTCGCGGCCCTCCATTGACCTGACTATGCGGCTGGGCCAAATCGACCAGGTGGTGGAAGTTCGGGGCGGCTCGGTAATGTTGCAGACGGAGAGCGCGGATGTGGGCGGCGTCGTGGCCCAACACCAGATCCAGTCGTTGCCTCTGAATGGGCGGCGCTATGCGGACCTGGCGCTGCTGGAGGCCGGAGTTCAGAAGAATCTGGTGAACCAGAATAACATGGCTCCAGACCGGTTCAGTAGCAACGGCAACCTGGAGACGCAGAACTATTTCTCCCTGGATGGAGTGGACAATAACTCGGGGTCGACGAATCTGCAGGAGGGCTCGGTGCAGGTGGTGCAGCCGCCGCCGGACGCACTGCAGGAGTTCCGTGTGCAGACGAGGACGTACTCAGCGGAGTTCGGCACGTCCGCGGGCGCGGTGATCAACGCGTCGATCAAGAGCGGGACGAACCAGATTCATGGCAGCGTATGGGAGTTTCTGCGCAATAACGAGATTCAGGCGAATAGCTTCTTCAACAATGTGAACGGCGTGCCGAAGGGGCACTACACGCAGAATCAGTTTGGCGGCGCGATTGGCGGTCCAGTGATCAAGGACAAGACGTTCTTCTTCTTCGATGCGCAGGCGTTCACCAGCCGGAAGGCGACCACGGTGAACTCGGTGGTGCCGACACCGCTGATGAAGCAGGGGAACTTCACGGAACTGAAAGCGAACCTGACGGATTCCGTGGTGCCGGGGCAGACGGGGTGCATCACCGGCAAGGTCATATCGGCGGCCTGCCTGGATCCGACAGGAGTGAAGCTGCTATCGCTGTTTCCCAACCCGAACATCCCTTCAGCGATGGCGGGCCAGGGCCAGCCAGGAAGCTGGACCGGCGGAGCGAACTACCAGTATCAATACTCCGTGCCGACTGACACGACGTCGTTCGACACCCGCATCGATCACACGATCAACAATTCGAACCGGATCTTTGGGCGGTACAGCAACTATGTGGTGGACCGGCAGGATGCGCCGTGGACGTCGAATCCGCTGGTGGGCAATGGGAATTTCGCGACGCAGTACCGTATCCGCGGCCGGAGCGTGGCTCTCTCGTGGACTGACACACTGTCGTCGTCGATGCTGAACGAGATGCGTGCGGGCTTCAACCGGGACTACGCGCACAGCGATCCGATTGGGGTGGAGTTGGGCAAGTCGCTCGCGAGCGATTACGGCCTGACAGGAATCCCGGTGACGCCGAACTCGGCGGGGCTTCCGCCGATCAACATCAGCGGCCTGACGCGTATGGGCACATCGCCGTGGAGACCGCAGTTCCAGGTCGCGCAGGTGTGGCAGTTCCTGGACAATTTCAGCTGGCTGAAGGGGAGCCACAGCTTCAAGTTCGGCTATGAGCACCGGCACACGAGCAACAATTTCCTGGATCTGCAGTCGCCGCAGGGACAGATGACAGCGAGCGGCATATACACCGGCAATACCGGGCTGGGCGCCGCGGATTTCCTACTGGGCAACATGAGCACGGCGCAGTTGACGACACCTTCCGTGGTGCACAACTACCAGTACGCGAACAGCCTTTTCGCGCAGGACAGCTGGCGCGTGCGGCCTAAGCTGACATTGACGTTGGGGCTCAGGTACGAGTTGTTCTCGCCGATCCTGAATCATCAGAACGCGATGGCGAACTTTACGCCGGCCAACGGCGGGGGCTTGCTCAGCGCGGCGAGCGGCGACTGGTCTACGCGCAGCACGATCCATCCGGACAAGAATGATTTCGCGCCGCGGTTCGGCTTCAGTTACCAGCCGATGGACCGGGTGGTGCTGCGGGGCGGCTATGGCGTGTTCTACCAGCACACAGTGCGCATCGGCAGCGAAAGCGTGGTGGCGCTGAATCCGCCGTTCATCATCGACGGCAATGTGACGCAGAGCAATGGCAGCACAACACCGGTGTTCTTCCTGAAGAATGGGTTCCCGGCCAGTACCTTCTCCGGGGCGACGGCGGACCTGACACGGACGCAGATCCGGGCACAGGACCCGAACCAGAGGTCGGGCTATGTCTCGCAAGTGAGCTTTGGTCCGCAGATCCAGATTACGGATGATACGAACCTGGACATTTCATATGTCGGGAATTTCGGACGCAAGATGAACCGGCTGAGGAATGCGAATCAAGGTCTGGTCACGGGGTTTACGAATGGGGCTCCGGTGACCTTGTTTCCCTACGCCAATCTCAACACCAACGTGAACACCCTCAGTGGGAATCATGCGTTTCTCGAGTACGCGACCAACGACGGGAACACGAATTACAACGGGTTGCTGGTGTCGCTGCGAAGACGGTTCTCGAAGGGTCTGTCGTACGGACTGAGTTACACGTGGAGCCACAACTTCGCTGACTTTGTGGACAACCTGACGGGTGGATCGACGCCGGCGAATGCGTACAACTACAACTTGGAGCGGAGCAGTTCGCCGTTCGATGTCCGGCATAAGTTCGTCGCGAACGCGGTGTGGAACATTCCGGTTGGCAAAGGCGGCGTGTTGCTGAACAATGACGGGTTAGCGAGCCGGCTACTGGGCGGCTGGCAGATGAACACGATTGTGACGCTGCAGACCGGACTGCCGTTTACGGTGACGGCGGTGGACAACAGCGCGACGGGCAGTGCACACCAGAGCCGTGCCAATATCATCGGGGACCCTTATGCGGGACGGACCACCGATCACTCGCAGTACGCGGGGAACAGAGCTCCGGGCTTCTTCCTGAATCCGGCAGCTTTTGCGACGCCGGCATTGGGGACGTTCGGGAACGTGGCGCCGCGCGGATTCGCTGGACCGGGCATGCAGGACGTGGACCTGAGTGTCTTCAAGGTGTTCGCGATCAGGGAAGACTGGAAGCTGGAGTTCCGGGCGGAGTCGTTCAACGCGTTCAACCATCCGGTGTTCAGCAATCCCAGTGCGAGCATCACGTCGTCGAGCATCGGGTCGTTTGGCAAGGTGACGAGCACGGTCACGGACCCGCGCGAGTTTCAGTTCGCCCTGAAGTTGTATTTTTAG
- a CDS encoding carbohydrate-binding family 9-like protein, whose amino-acid sequence MYPFEPARYTCYRANGPLAIDGKLDEPSWLAAPKSTPFVDIVTGQPAWFDTRTALLWDDENLYFGFWAEETDVWGTLTERDSKIYEENDLELFIAGQDAYYEFEINALNTVYEVFWVWKDIFLPGSKYFGRPELDPATQRTMVLDGVGGHVHERGERWGFLDWDYPGLRTAVHVDGVVNRRDKTDRGWTAELAFPWKGLELLRDGRSLPPKDGDVWRIDCSRFEKIGRTGEVLDPCAGWTWNRHGHYDSHIPEVFPYVTFSTESVGERR is encoded by the coding sequence ATGTACCCTTTTGAACCTGCACGCTATACCTGCTACCGTGCCAACGGACCCCTGGCAATCGATGGCAAGCTGGATGAGCCGTCGTGGCTGGCAGCACCGAAATCGACGCCGTTTGTCGACATCGTGACCGGCCAGCCGGCCTGGTTTGATACGCGCACCGCCTTGCTGTGGGACGACGAGAATCTGTACTTCGGATTCTGGGCCGAAGAGACCGATGTGTGGGGCACACTTACCGAGCGGGACTCAAAGATCTACGAGGAGAACGACCTGGAACTCTTCATCGCCGGCCAGGATGCCTACTACGAGTTCGAGATCAATGCACTGAACACGGTCTATGAGGTGTTCTGGGTCTGGAAGGACATCTTCCTGCCGGGGTCGAAGTACTTCGGGCGGCCTGAACTCGATCCGGCCACTCAGCGGACGATGGTGCTGGATGGAGTGGGCGGGCATGTCCACGAACGCGGCGAGCGATGGGGTTTTCTGGATTGGGACTACCCGGGTTTGCGGACAGCCGTGCATGTCGACGGCGTAGTGAACCGCCGCGACAAGACAGACCGGGGCTGGACGGCGGAACTCGCGTTTCCCTGGAAGGGGCTGGAGTTGTTGCGCGACGGGCGGTCACTGCCTCCGAAGGACGGGGATGTCTGGCGGATCGACTGCAGCCGCTTTGAGAAGATCGGGCGGACGGGCGAGGTGCTCGATCCCTGCGCCGGTTGGACGTGGAATCGGCACGGGCACTATGACTCGCACATCCCCGAGGTGTTTCCCTATGTGACGTTCTCGACAGAGTCCGTTGGAGAACGGCGTTAA
- a CDS encoding polysaccharide lyase has protein sequence MGLAIAVALNHARQSARLDFESGRFSGWRLKLLAPHSGRIVTNPVRRGRYAARFELRAGDDTGDGVRAELKEGYNAPLGREIWYSFSTLVPRDFPIADSRTVITQWHAEEDPGEAIAARSPVLAHRYDGRSLVIDIRYSSTKTQQANDGMARILYEQEGFARGVWHDFLYRIRWSDKPDGLVECWLDGLRVINYSGPVGYNDARGPYFKFGLYHHIGDRPLVVYHDEYRRGSTRESVTAQ, from the coding sequence GTGGGGCTTGCCATCGCGGTGGCGCTGAACCACGCCCGGCAGTCGGCACGCCTCGATTTCGAATCGGGGCGATTCTCCGGCTGGAGGCTGAAATTGCTGGCTCCGCACTCGGGGCGCATAGTGACCAACCCTGTGCGTCGAGGCCGGTACGCCGCTCGATTTGAGCTGCGTGCCGGCGACGATACTGGGGATGGCGTCCGCGCTGAGCTCAAAGAGGGCTACAACGCACCCCTCGGGCGGGAGATCTGGTACTCCTTCAGCACCCTGGTCCCACGGGACTTTCCGATTGCCGACAGTCGCACGGTCATAACGCAGTGGCACGCGGAGGAGGATCCAGGAGAGGCAATCGCCGCTCGCAGCCCTGTTCTGGCACATCGCTACGATGGCCGGTCTCTGGTGATCGACATCCGATACAGCAGCACGAAGACACAGCAGGCCAACGACGGAATGGCCAGGATCCTCTACGAACAGGAAGGGTTCGCGAGAGGCGTCTGGCATGACTTTCTTTACCGAATTCGCTGGTCGGACAAGCCGGATGGTTTGGTGGAGTGCTGGCTGGATGGACTGCGAGTGATCAACTATTCGGGGCCGGTTGGGTACAACGACGCCAGGGGTCCGTACTTCAAGTTCGGCCTCTACCATCACATCGGGGACAGACCTCTGGTCGTCTATCACGACGAGTATCGCCGGGGATCCACCAGGGAGTCGGTGACCGCCCAATAG
- a CDS encoding serine hydrolase domain-containing protein has product MTVSQQEHDLGVIAEAVIPGNSTSLSDAVEQYLPEGVRMPRRGGRVITLVDLATHTSGLPRLPSDMHPKDPANPYADYSTEALFRFVSSYTLTRDIGSRYEYSTLGVGLLGTALARRAGMTYEALLQSRITDPLSMRNTHITVSEDLKSRLATGHDALLAPMPGWDWAALAGAGALRSSVNDLLTFLAVQLGYLDSPLASIASSMLEVHRETGTPGVRAALGWHIVARGSGEIVAHDGGTFGFRSFAAFHPQRRVGVVVLSNAFTFACCNDLGLHLLDLNVLPAGPDVSGERN; this is encoded by the coding sequence GTGACGGTGTCCCAGCAGGAACATGACTTGGGTGTGATCGCCGAGGCGGTGATTCCCGGAAACTCCACCTCTTTGTCCGATGCCGTCGAGCAGTATCTACCCGAGGGCGTGAGAATGCCACGACGCGGCGGACGTGTCATCACATTGGTCGACCTTGCGACGCACACCTCGGGACTACCTCGCCTTCCGAGCGACATGCATCCCAAGGATCCGGCCAATCCGTATGCGGACTATTCCACGGAAGCCCTCTTTCGATTCGTCTCCAGCTATACGCTGACCAGGGATATCGGCTCCCGGTATGAGTACTCCACGCTCGGGGTGGGACTGCTGGGGACGGCTCTGGCCCGCCGTGCCGGGATGACCTACGAAGCGCTGCTCCAATCGAGGATCACCGATCCTCTGAGCATGCGGAACACGCACATCACGGTCTCAGAAGACCTGAAGTCTCGTCTCGCCACAGGGCACGACGCGCTGTTGGCGCCCATGCCCGGCTGGGATTGGGCAGCGCTGGCTGGGGCGGGCGCGCTCCGGTCCTCGGTCAACGATCTTCTGACCTTCCTCGCGGTACAGCTTGGCTACCTCGACTCGCCGCTCGCTTCGATTGCTTCGTCCATGCTGGAAGTCCACCGAGAGACGGGTACGCCGGGTGTAAGGGCCGCGCTCGGCTGGCATATCGTTGCCAGGGGAAGCGGCGAAATCGTCGCGCACGATGGCGGAACGTTCGGGTTTCGTTCGTTTGCCGCCTTCCATCCCCAGCGCCGGGTCGGCGTCGTTGTGCTCTCGAATGCGTTCACATTTGCCTGCTGCAATGACCTTGGGCTACATCTGCTCGATCTCAATGTCCTGCCGGCGGGACCGGATGTTTCGGGAGAAAGGAATTGA
- a CDS encoding MBL fold metallo-hydrolase: protein MQSEENAISRRRVLALAGVGLGAALADNRLESVSNSRIVPMMLDAAARTKITTRPLRRGLAMLEGSGGNIVVLSGSDGKLLVDGGFRVSEPRLREALAGIDAAPIRQLINTHWHADHTDSNGWLHAAGATIIAHENTRRRLSVDTRVHGWAYTFSASPAAALPTTVFTTQHRLRINSAEVRLKYYTPAHTDSDISVHFVEANLLHVGDTWWNGVYPFIDYSTGGSIDGSIRAAESNIKAVDADTLVVPGHGQPGSRADLIEFRDMLTGIRQNVAALKKQGRSLQETIDARPTAAYDAKWGQFLITPAMFTGLVYLGV from the coding sequence ATGCAGAGCGAGGAAAATGCGATTTCACGCAGAAGGGTACTAGCCCTGGCTGGCGTCGGCTTAGGAGCGGCGCTGGCCGACAACCGCCTGGAGTCCGTCAGCAACAGCCGCATCGTCCCCATGATGCTCGATGCGGCGGCCAGGACGAAGATCACCACCCGGCCGCTACGCCGAGGTCTTGCGATGCTGGAGGGATCCGGCGGCAACATTGTCGTACTCAGCGGCAGCGACGGCAAACTTCTGGTGGATGGCGGATTTCGCGTCTCCGAACCCAGGCTGCGCGAGGCTCTTGCCGGCATTGACGCGGCCCCAATCAGGCAGCTGATCAACACGCATTGGCATGCCGACCACACCGACAGCAACGGATGGCTCCATGCTGCGGGCGCAACCATCATCGCCCACGAAAACACACGCAGGCGGCTCTCCGTTGATACACGCGTTCACGGGTGGGCGTACACATTTTCCGCTTCCCCCGCGGCTGCCCTACCCACTACCGTATTCACCACCCAGCATCGGCTGCGTATCAATAGCGCCGAAGTCCGGCTGAAGTACTACACGCCTGCTCACACGGACAGTGACATCTCTGTCCATTTCGTGGAGGCCAACCTCCTGCATGTGGGCGACACCTGGTGGAATGGAGTCTACCCCTTCATCGACTACTCCACCGGCGGCAGTATCGACGGCTCCATTCGTGCCGCGGAATCGAACATCAAAGCTGTAGATGCCGACACCCTCGTCGTGCCCGGACACGGCCAACCCGGTAGCCGAGCGGATCTCATTGAGTTCCGCGACATGCTCACCGGCATCCGCCAGAACGTAGCAGCCCTCAAGAAACAGGGGCGGTCCCTCCAGGAAACCATAGATGCCAGGCCCACGGCGGCCTACGACGCCAAGTGGGGGCAGTTTCTCATCACCCCGGCCATGTTCACTGGGCTCGTCTACCTGGGCGTCTAG
- a CDS encoding SDR family oxidoreductase, translating into MDLQLKGKRAVVTGGTAGIGQAIAAALAEEGAQVFITGRSRASLDRAISEIRSETAPEVEPAGVVADLGTRSGADELFRQVPEADVLVNNLGIYESKGFEEIPDEDWLRIFEVNVLSGVRAARFYLPKMLARNDGRIVFIASESALAVPVDMIHYGMTKAAQLAISRGLAEMTRGTKVTVNTVMPGPTRSAGIVDFIKSVSSQPEAPEGVREREFFEKHRASSLLQRLIEAKEIASLVAYLASPLSAATNGAALRAEGGLLRSIA; encoded by the coding sequence GTGGATCTGCAACTGAAGGGTAAGCGGGCTGTCGTCACGGGCGGGACGGCCGGCATCGGCCAGGCGATCGCGGCGGCGTTGGCGGAGGAGGGCGCACAGGTATTCATCACGGGGCGGAGCCGGGCGTCGCTCGACCGGGCCATCAGCGAGATTCGAAGTGAGACGGCGCCCGAAGTGGAGCCCGCCGGAGTCGTGGCCGATCTGGGTACACGCTCCGGAGCCGATGAATTGTTCCGGCAGGTGCCCGAGGCCGATGTACTGGTCAACAACCTGGGCATCTATGAATCGAAGGGGTTCGAGGAGATTCCAGACGAGGATTGGCTGAGGATCTTCGAAGTGAATGTGCTCAGCGGCGTGCGCGCGGCGCGGTTCTACCTACCGAAGATGCTGGCGCGGAATGACGGCCGGATTGTCTTCATTGCCAGCGAGTCGGCGCTGGCAGTTCCGGTGGACATGATCCACTACGGCATGACGAAGGCGGCGCAACTGGCGATCTCGCGCGGACTGGCGGAGATGACACGCGGCACCAAGGTTACGGTGAACACGGTGATGCCGGGGCCGACCCGGTCAGCCGGCATTGTGGATTTCATCAAGTCGGTCTCGTCGCAACCGGAGGCTCCGGAGGGTGTACGGGAACGGGAGTTCTTCGAGAAGCATCGCGCTTCGTCGTTGCTACAGAGGTTGATCGAGGCGAAGGAGATTGCCTCGCTAGTTGCGTATCTGGCCAGCCCGCTGTCGGCCGCGACAAATGGTGCCGCACTGCGGGCGGAGGGCGGACTGCTGCGGAGTATTGCTTGA